The genomic segment CACATCTCCCCTAAAAACACACTCACACCAGGGAACGCCCCAGTTTCAATGAGTTCCTTCGCGTGCTGGGTATATGCAATGTCGGCTATTAATTCATGGGTTGATTCGTCAAAGACAAAAGCCATCACGCGCCCCAAATACTGCTTGCCTAATTGCCGGGCATCAAGCTCTGTCTTATCATCATGTCCTGTTATCAATACGCACATTTCAAAATCAGGATCGTAATAAATGGCACCGCCCCGCAACCGCTCGGCTGTATTTACACCCATGCGACCATCAATAGGTATGTCGGTGCTGCATACCCTAAACCCTTCTGCTATGTAGTGAAGCATATTACCCCCTTAATTTGGCAACCCGGGTGGCACGCCAACATACGGCTTGACGGGTTCCTGTTCGCCCATCCAGCCATTACGCTCTGCCTCCCGGTTAAGCACGGTTATCCGCACACATGCGCAGTTAAAGTCACAAGTTGTATTCCAACCATCCACCCATGCCTGATGCCCCTTTGGCGCTGCGAATAAGTGCATCTCCGGGTAGTGATAGAGATGGTGAACCGATAGACCGGGATTGGCAACCATCTGGTATCCCCACACAATATCCTGCACCGACTCGCTATCAGCAAGCGCCTTTTGCCCCTGCCCATAGGATTGCCCCGTTACCGTGCGGAACACCATCTCAAGATACGCTGGGCTGCTTGGCTCAATCCCTGCCGCTGACCACGCCGTCTCAAGTTGCGCCATAAACTGTTCTTTGGTCAACCCTTCATCCACCGCACGATATAGCGCCAGCCGCAAATCATCCACTATCTTTCGCGCACTCTGATTGGCAAATGTAAGGCTGCGACTGCGTATTGCCGCCGATGCAGCAGCCCAGTCCGCCAAGCCATAACGGGCGCTGCCATCCGCCAATGCCTGCAAAAATGAACGCAGGGAATCATCGGCAACATCTATCTTTGTAATGCCCTGTGGCTGCTCGGCTAATTTGGCATAGTTGGCAATGAGCTGGTCTGCATATTGGCGTTTCCACAATTCATTGCCATTATCCTTATAGCCAGCCAGCCAGCCGGTAATAGAGGCATCATAGATTCGGTTGGTCAGTTCAACCAGGTCAAGCCCGTTCTTCCTGACCTCACGCAAATCGCCGCTTTCTTTGGCACTATCAATCGCGTCAAGCAGAGGCTGAAACTTATCATTTATCTGCTCTTTGGTGGTCGCTGGTCCACGATAGGTCGCTGCCAGCTTATCCAAGCCAGAGCGCAGCGCAGGCATTACTCGCTTTGCAACCTGCACCGCATACAATTTGGCGGCGCCGATTATGCCCTCTGCTATGCGGCGCTGCTTATCGGTTTGCTCTATTAAGAACTTATCCCAGCCATCCACCACCCGCTTGCCCTCTGTAAAACCGAAGGGTTGCGCTGGTTTGGGGGCAGCCTTGACAAGCTCCTCGCCCGGCTGCGGCTCCGGCGCTCCTATCTTTTTACGCAGCCATTTTGCCTCTATCGCCACCTGATCAGCGACGCCCAATACCGCAGTTAGGCGGGGAGCGTCAAACTCGGTCTCGGGTTGCGTGATAATGTGATACTGTGGCGGTGTCTCGCCGGGATAATTATGCAGCCATATCCGGTCAACTATCTGCTGGAATAGTGGTTCCATCAAAGCCACCCAGCCCGCCTCACTGCGCCCCTGTGATTCAGCATGAACCTCTGATTGCGCAAGACTACCCGCACCACTTTGGGTCTGCATGTTGGCAAGGGTTTGACTGGTATATGCGTAACTTATCCCCGCTTCCATCTTGGCGAGCCAGGGTTGGAATATGTCACTGGTAGTGCGGGACATCTCGTGGAACTCAAGCGTATATTGATCCGGTGGATTATCCGGCATGGGGCTGGGCATCATCGGATCGGATTGCTCCGGCACCGGCACTTCACCAACTATCATGCCGGCGACGCGGGTATCTGCATCAATTATGTCATTCGCCCAGTCCTTTGCCCCAAGTGGCACCTTTGCCAGTATCCAGGGCAGGTCGTGGCGCTCCATGCCCTCAAGTGCCAGCGCATAAACATAGTTGTATATGTAGAGCAGCCGATAGCAACTTGAGATTACACCCCAACCATACGGACGCCAGGGGTCACGGGCACCAAGCCGCAACGATAGAACATCCTCACCTTCCCACGGAATACCGTAAGGCGCATAACGGGAATCGTTGAAATACGGTCGCGCCTTTTGGCTTAAATAGACATACTTGATAGCAAAGGACTGCACCGATTCAATCTCACTCGGTAAGGTCATGCTGCCTTGATTGATGAATGATAGCGTCAAATCAGAACGCCCATAATCCACTGCATCCCACAATAGCGCCTTTAGCGCTCCACTACCGTTGCCGAGTTGCGTTGGGATGTAGCGCTCCAAATACTTGCGCAACCATTCGCAGTGCTGCTTATGCTCGGGGTCACCAGAGGACTCTATTATCTCCTCCTCCAGCCCTTGTAGTGAACGCAATGCAGCGTCGCTAGTATCCCGTAATATCGGTTCGGTGCGGCGTAAATGTTCGTAAAGATGCAGTGGTGTGGTGAAACTGATTTGATTAGCACCCCAGGGACGATCGGAGTGCTGACGCTGGGGGTTGCGTATCTCCATGCCCTCAACCGGCGAAAACCACTGGTCACTTGCGCCGGTCATTATATTGGCAAGGTTAAGCCGCCACTTTTCCCACTTGATTGGTATGCCTTGTGGAGTTCCCATAAATGACCTCCACAATAGCTTATACTACCACTTTTGTTAAAGTCAAGCAATAAGATTTGTTGTCAATAGGTGTCAATGGTTGACAGTGCTATATTTGCTGCGATGGGGATATATAGATTATGATATTTGCTTGCTTAATCGTTGTTTGCCGCGTCCTCCGCTATCCCGCTTTTTAGTGGGGGTTGATGTTGGGGGGGGGCTGCCTTGCTTGGCATACCCAAGCCGCCGCGATGCTGACCACGCCAACATCGCCGCCGTTACCATATCATCGTGACATTCGTTATTAGCCTCATATCTATATCTCCCGCTCGGCAATGGGTGATAAAGGAAGTTATACATTTCATGCACCAATTTCTCGCCCAGTTCGCTATGCGCTATCGCCACCTCATTACGCTCCGATGCCACGCTGAAATCCAGCACCAGTTGTTCCTTCCAATTTAGGGGCGCATCCTTATATGGCAGCGCCCCCATAGTCACGCCGTAGCATCGTATCCCATGCTTGCAAAGTATCTCTATCACCGGCGAACCATAGCCCGTTGCATCAACCCATATCGGCAACCCGCCGCCGTATTTCTCCCATATTGGCTTGACCTTTTCAGCAACCATGTCCCAGCTTATCCCCTGCGTATGTAGCATGGGAAACATTGCGCCATCACGGGTGCAGGCAACCAACGCGGTATAGTCCACCGTTTGCCCCAAGTCCAACCCAAATGCTACCGGTACGCCTTCGCTTAACACGCCCAACTTGGCGCCAAGATTGAACGCCATCTCTGTGCCCAGGAATACCCCGCCGCTCGGCAAGCCCCAACGATTCAAGCATTCCCGTTCAAACACCAGTCGCGGAGTAGTGCGCTCGGCACGCAGCACCTTCTCCATCCACTGTTGTTGCGTAAGGTGCGCGGGCTTGATGGGATAACCCTGCTCGTCCATTGGATAATCAAACACCGTAAAGTAGTCGGGATCGGCGGGGGCACCCTTTAATACAAGTTCATGGATGAATGTGCCTGCCTTCTTTGACGTAATGTATAATCGCCGCACACCCGGGCGAAAGTTGTATTCGCAAATAGGGAAGAAGTCGGGGTGATAAAAGCAGCACTCTTCAAATATCCAATACTCCGGTTCCTTAATACCCCGGATACGATCCACGCCCTCCGTGTCCCGGCAAGTGAATGTCCACAATGTGCCACCACCGGGAATATAAACAGCCGCATCATCCTTGACATGGCGCAAACCAGGGATGCGGCGTTTTGCCTCTGGCACAAATGATTCCTTGATGTGCTTATATTCAATGGAACACCAGGCGCCGATTACATCTGGCTTTGCCCACGAGAATGGATTCTCCGGGTTAAGCAACTGCACCGCCGCCGCCGTTTTACCCACATCACGGGGGGCGGTGATAATAATAGCTGGCTTATCACAGGTCAATATCTGATGCCAAAAGTCATTTAGCACATAGGCTTGACGGGATAATGTCATGCGGTTACGCTCCCGCCATGTCTCGCCAGCGATACTCTTAACTGATTTCCGTGATGTCCGCACTAACACGGCGCAACTCCTCCATTATTGGTTTGATTATATCAGGTGCCAAGCCACGCGATTCCAGGATACTCTGCGCTTTCTTCAGCCACATCTCCCGCGCCCTATCCACAAAGGCGGCAATCTGCGCCTCCTCCATAGGAACCATCGGGCAGGCTTTAATGGCGGCGGTGATAATACTGGTTTCATCCTTATCCCAATCCCCACTATTGTAATGCTCCAGCGCAATACAAGCAGCGGTGCGCGCCAGGCGCTCCCATCGTTCCGGTGTGCCGGTAGTAGCGCGGCGCTTGGTAGTAATAGACGGAACAACCAACTTCGCCTGATCATCCGGCGACCGCTTCCACCCCGCCTTAACCCAAAGCTGGATGATTTTGCCCGCCTCGGTTTCCGGGATTTCCCCAAAATCACGGAGCTGGTAAACCCCAATCACCTTAATCCCGGCAGCGGTAAGTTCACTGTGTAATTTAGCAGCGATGCGCTTCAGCTCTACATTTGCCATGATTCCACCACCCCATTTGTTACAGATAGATGCTTGACAAAATCAAGTGTAACAAATCTGTAACACCGTAAGTTATTGATAATCCTACCTATTGTTACAAGTAACAGATGTAACAGATCAGTAGTTATGTGATGATAAAAATGGGGTCTAGGGACACCCCTAAATAACGGAGAAAAGTGAAAACCATCTGTAACACCTGTAACAGTAACAAGATTGTTATTTATCAATGACTTACGGCGTAACAGATTGTTACAGATGAATTTTCCAACCCCTTCATCTGTTACATTGTTATTTATCAATGACTTACGCAAATTACCCATCTCCCCTTGCATTTACATCTTTCTTCGGTAATCTCTTAACCGTCCATTCCCGCTTGATTTCCCCGTTTTTGCGGGTAGGTGGAGCCTTATCATATCCGAGCCGTGCCAGTTCTTTGCCGAGTGAAATGGCGCTCCCCTTGATGCTGGGATTAACTCGGTGCAACTCGGCAAGTATCTCGGTAGCGGACAGGTATTCAATTCCAATCTCGCTGGCGAACCCCTCTGGTTTATCAAAGAGGTCAAGAAAAGCCGATAGTATGTCCGGCTCCTGGTAGAATTGTTCGCTGTGTTCAAGCATTTCATAAATGAACCCACGATTATCAGCGAGTATATCATCCTTTTGGGCTAACGCTTGTGCCCACACCTGGTCACCGCAATAAGGGGGCAGTTCATCTATAGGGTCGTCAAGTGGATTGTCGGGTTCCAACTTAATCACCCAAAATCGGCGGTTGCCGGTAGGGTCAGATAGAAACCGATCATCATTGGTGTCACCGCAGAATGATGCCCGGCGGGGGCGGCTAATAGGATAGTGCCCGTATGCCTTGCGGTATTTGACTTTGGATAGCGTGAGATAACCCTTGAGGGTATTATAGTCAGCGCGCTGGAATGATGCCAGTTCGGAAACGTTGATGATAAAGTTATCAGATAGCGCCTCAAAACTATCTTTGTTGTGTAAGTCGGGCAATGTTTCGCTGTAATAGTCGTGGAGTTGCGGCGGACATAGATGGCGGAGGAATGTTGATTTGCCGATGCCCTGGGCGCCGGTCAATATGAGCATCCCCTGGGGAATGAACTCTGATGTAATGGAGGCGATGGATGCCGCAAGCCAGTGGCGCAGGATACTGGGCACTAATGCCGGTGAATGTTTGGTGTGTAATTTGGTGGCGAGTTCGGCTATATGGTCACCACCATCCCAGCTTAACCCTAATAGCCAGTCATTCACAGGGTTGGTGGATGGGCAGAATTCCGATTCAAGTATGCTGATGAAATAGTCTTTGGATGCTTTGGCGCGCTTTAATGATTCATCGGTGAATGGCAGGGTATGCCAGATGGTATTAAGGTCGCGCTCTGATAAGCGGGATACCTTGCCATTGGCTTTACGCATGAGAGCGTCAAGGAATCCATTATGGAATATGCCGTTGTGAGTGGCATGGTCAATCACGAGTTTGATGTGTTCTGGGATGTTTTGATCGGCAACAGATGTAGCGGGAGCAAAATCAGATACCTTAATAGTTGATTCGGGTTTTGGCGCTGCCCACTGCTTGCCATTATCTATCGCTTGCTGTAATACTTCATTGGCAAGTTCTTCCCCGTAGTAACCATCCTTTTCTTTATCCTGTATCCAATCATATATGTCGTATTTGTCGGATCGCTTGGGGTTGATATCCCACAAGATACACTCACCAATATCACCCAGCGCCCCCGCTATGGCATCGCCGACTTGCCGAGCATACTTGCGCCCGGGTGTATCGCAATCGGGGATAATAAGCCAGTGGGAACCAGGTATGGCGTAGTCTAAAAAATGACCGGGCTTGCTTGCCGCCCCCTGGTATAAACAGGTTGCAGTTAATCCAATCTTGATTAACGCCTCTGCCTTCTTCTCGCCCTCCACCACTATTATCCATTTGCCATCGTCAATAGCGGCAAGGATGCCGGGCAGATTATATGGCGTTGTTTTCCATTCAGCCAGCAATGACTTGAGTGGTTTACCTGTCTCGGCATCCACCGGGTAAAACGCTTTTTTGCCGGTGCCAGTTTCGCTTGCCTCTTTGCGCACCTTGACAAATAGGGTGCGTCCATCGGCGTCACGATAACCCTCGTAACGAGTGGTCATGCCGCCCCCCCTATTTTTTGAATCGCTTGTCGGGTGGCGGGGTGTATGCCCGCACATAATCAATCTTGAATAATAGCCTATCCTTGCTGCCATGCCGCTTGATTGGCTTTAACCTGCCATTACTAATCCAGCGCCTCACCGTGCTGATGCTGACGCTGAAGTGTTTTGCAATATCGTAAATATCCCAGCAATCAGGGGGTTTGATAACGTCTCCTGCATAAACCGCCATGCCCGTAGTGCATCCTTTCTAATGATGATTGATATATCAATCATCATTAATCAATAATATAAAGAAGTCAAGGGGAATTTTAGGGTTGCCCCTAAAATATCCCGAGTAACTTCAATGCAAGCAGCGCTCCGAATAGCAGTCCAGCGGCGAATCCCAGCCCATTGGATAGCATGGTGCGTTTGCGCCATCGCCGGTCATTCTCATTGCAGGCAGCGGCGGCAATCCGTAAATCGCCGAGCTTAATGTCATTACTAATAGATATGACATTCCTGCCGATGCCCTCCACTATCCCCCCCAATGCGTCCAGGGGAGGCTGCATAGCCTGGCGTGCCAGTTCAGCGGCAGTGGCAACCAATAATGCTTCGCGCTCCGTCCACTGAATCGGCTCCTGCTGTTTACTCGGCGGCATTACGCTTAACCTTCCTGCCCGGCGCCTGATGTTCTTTGGGGGGTAGTGGGTCAGGGGTGCGCGGCTTAATATCCACCGCTGGCTTGACCAACTGGAATTGCTCATCAGCAACTTTGAGCAGCTTGAATAGCTTGCTCCATGCGTCATTGCCGCTAATCAATTCGGTGAGGGTCTTCCAGCGCACCCCATCAATCCAGCTATTGCCAACAATCTTTTGCCACGCGTAAAGCTGGGTGGTAAGATGCCACTCCTTTTGTAGCACATCAGCCGTTAACCCGACTTTAATGAACTCCTGCTGGCGCACCGGATCATAAGTCAGCCGCACCCGCTTTGTCCACCGGCCAGCGAAGTTGGGATCATCACCGAATAGTTCATGGTCAACCGTAGTGGCGCAGGTTTTGGGTAGGAATGCCTTGCCGCGCAGGGCATTACTCATATGGTCACGTTCAATGTTGACCATAGCAGCCAACTTTACAACATCAACATAGTTACTCATGTTCAACCTCCTGCCCTTATTATAGCCATAGCCGATTTTACTTGTCAAGCTAAATTTTTACTTGACAAGCTGTGTCAATATATTAGTATGAAGGCAAGGAGGTTTCACATGATTGAGGGAATAAAGAAATATGCGGTGGTGGAGGCTGAATCGGAGTGTTTTATCGGCGAAGGAAAGCGCCAGATTCACCTGCAGAAAGGGGACAAGTTCATCATGGATGCCGGACTTGTGCCCGCCACATTGCAAGCCAAGCACGCGGTGATTGATGAACGGGGTGTGCTGCTTTGTCGGCATTGCCTGCGCCCGGCGGGGCTTTTGCCCAAGCTCTGCGACAGGGTGGTGACGCGGCTGGGGCAAATGCACAAGCGGGTTCTTATCCTGCGCTACGGTGGGCTGGGCGATGTGTTGATGATGGCGGAACTGGCGGCGCACTTAACCAATGCCGGGCATGAGGTGGGGATTGCCTGTGATGCTGGTTATGCTGATGTGCTGGAATATATGCCGCACCTGGTAGCGCGGCACGCGGTTCCCATGCTACTGAAGGAGCTTGAGAGGTATGATGCAGTGCTGGTATGGGATGAATGCGAGAGGGATATTCATTGGTTGGGTGATGTGCGGTTGGCTGGCGTGGATATATGGGCGCGTGTAACGTGGTTGCCCCTGCCCCTGTCGTTGCTGGATAATGTGGTGCTAACATTGCCCGCCGAGAAAATCCAGACACACCGTGACAAGCTAAAGACGCTGTGGGATGATTATAAACCGCTATGCGTAATTCAAGCGGGCGGCAGCACCATAAGCAAAACGCCCCCGCCAACGGAGATAGCCGCCATGTGCATAGGGCTGGCTAAAGATTACCATGTAATGCTGACTTTAAGTGAGGAGCTTGTCGGGAGATACCAACGACTGCCTAAAGATACCGTTGATGCCATGAAAGCGGCAGGGGTGCAGGTATCCAGCAGCAGGTCATTGGGCGGCGTTACTGATTGGCTATGCTTGCTTGCTTGCGCTGATCTGATTATCGCTCCTGATAGCGCGGCTTTACATGCAGCAAGGTTGCTGGACATTCAATCCATCGGTTTATTTTGCCCCACTGACGGAAAGCAATGGCACGGACGCCCGGCGCGTATCCGTCATATTGAGGGCGTGTGTTCAATCCATCCCTGCTTTGGTCCCGACATGGAGCATTTATCCATGCCTTGCCTATGCCCGGATAAGCTGGGATATGCGCAGGGGTTCGCTGGTATGGCAACGAAGGTTATAGAGAAAGCAAGGGGGTTGGCGTGAAAATCCTATGTGTAGTGCCCGTTTATGGGCAGCCGGTATTAACGCAGATGTGCCTTAAAAGCATTGCCAAGTATGAACCGGACTTGCCGGTATTGGTTTGGGATGATGGCAGCCCGGATGAAACGATGGTAGGTCGCACATTATCCGGCATGGTTAAAAAGATGCCGCAACTTGAGGTTGTTACAGCCGAGCATCGCGGGATACACGGCGCATGGAATGGTGCGGTTGAATATGCGTTGGGTAAATATCCTGATTTGGGGTGGATATTTTTGCTGGGCAGCGATACCGAATTGACCCAATATAAAGTGCTGGAAGGGATTGCCAATAGTTTGCCGCATGTCGGCGCTATCCATGCCGCGCTGTATAATTATGATTCAAATGGCATCCTGCGCGTGCAATGGAGTGGTAGCCGCGATGGTCAGACCATAGAGACGCATGGCTTGGTATTAAGTGGGGCGGTTGGTTATGATGAATGCCTTGAAAGCAAACCGCAGCCCTGGGTAACACATAGCGCGGTTCTATTGAATGTGAAGGCATTGAAGGCGGTCAAGGCGCAGCGGGGATTTTACTATGATGATGGATACCGCATATATTGTGGCGACCGGGATATAAGCTATGCCATGCGGGAACTTGGTTATGAGGTTTGGAGCGCTGCTAATATGGCGGTCATGCACTATGGCGGTCAATCGGTGGCAACCGCACATGGAAATGATAGGTATGTGTGGGAACGAATAGATACTGCGCGGTTGTATGAGCGCTGGGAAAAGGTGATATACAGTGATTAATAGACAAGATGTGATTGATTTGGCGCAGGCATACCCGCATGATTTGGGGTATATCAAGGAGCTTATTCACCCCCGGGATGAAGGCAAGGACTTTATCGTCAATGGCAACACCTATCGCTGGTATGCAGCGCTGGCGGCATTGATGGCGCAGGAGCATCCAACCTGTCCAATCATAGAGATTGGCGTGCGTTACGGATACAGTATCGGCACAATGGTTGCGGCGGCATCAGAGGCGCGGCTGGCACAGGGCAAGCCGGTGCCTATCACGGCATTGGCGATTGACAATGAGCAGTATATAACGGGCAGCGTGCGGCATTGGCAGCGATGGATGCGGGCAAACTATCCCGGTACGGGATACCCACACATGCACAAGCGTCCGCACAAGCTGGAGTTTGAGGCATGGATATGCAGCGTGGATGGGGATCATAGTTATGAGGGGACGCTGGATGATTTAGCATGGGCATGGGTTCATACTGCGCCCGGCGGCGTAATAGTGGTGGATGATATGAACCATAAGGATGTGCCAGGTGTGCGCAAGGCGGTTGAATCGTTCATCCATGCAGTTAAACCCGAGTGGTATGAGATACCCAGTTGGCGGGGGACTGCCTTGATTTGGAGGTCAGTATGAAATATAACCTATGCCTTTGCAATGAGGTGGGCGGCACTACCGAGGAGGAGCAGGTTGCGCTCTTAAATCTGGTGGATAACCTAAAGGCAACCGAAGTGCTGGAGATTGGGACATTCCGGGGGCATACCGCGCAGGCAATAGCGCAGAACTTTCCGGCGGTGCAGGTAGCGACAGTGGACTTGCCGCCAGGGTTGTTTCCCGAATTGCCGGATATACCGTGTGAACGCCCCTATTACGATATAGGCAAGCAAAGAGATGTGATAGTGGCGTCCAATGCCAAGCGATTCTATCATGACAGTGGATTGCTTAATCAAGCCAAGCTGGAGTTATTCGGATGGCTTGGTAAGTTTGACCTGGTGTTTGTGGACGGCGGTCATTCGCTGGCGCAGGTGCTAAATGATAGCCTGGTGGCGGTGGAATGTGTGCGCAGTGGTGGTGTAATAGTGTGGCATGATTATGGCGAACCTTACCTTGACACAGTATGCCGCGTGGTCAACGGGCTATTTGCTGGCGCCATGCAAATCCCGCATACTCGGCTGGCGTGGTGGAGAAAACCATGATAACCATATCCGAGCTTTGTGTGTTTCTGGGCTGCGATAGTCGCACCGTGCGGCGGATGATGAAGGATGGCAGGCTGCCACCGCCCAGCCCTGACCTTGTGCATCGTGAGCATCGCTGGGATAGGGGGGCGTTGGCGGACTACTGGGAGCGGGAAGGCTATGGCGACTGGGCGGCAAAGCTCCGGGGATACTGCGGGCAAAAATAAATTTGCGGTTTTGTGACCTACATCACAAAATCCCCCAAACAACTGATATATGATTAATCATAAACACATTTTGAAAGGATATGAAAATGATCACAGCATCCCAAACCCACTTATTTTCCGACCGGCTGGCGCAGGGGGCACTGCGCAACCTGCAATCCAGCCTCCGCCATGCCGAGTCCACCAAAGCGACCGCCCTGTATTTCTACGGCAAGACGGGCAAGCGTATCTACCGCGACCAATACCTCGCCGCGTGCAAGGCAAGCGACCAGATCCGCGGCGACCTTGATAATTTTCAGAGGGGAGATGATTGAGGGTGAAGTTCCACCACAACTCCCCTCACCTCCGCCGCATTGCCGAGAACAGGGCAGCGGCGGAGCGTCAGCGGGAAATCACCCCCATCTGCGGCTTTCGTGGCGTGCCCTGCATCTATTGGGCGGCGAATAAGGAGCATAGCAAGGTGATATGTAAGCACCCCCTGATTCGCAGTCTGGAGCTGGGCATCGGTGAACTTGAGACCTGCCCCGCCGATAAGCAAAAACCACTATTCAAGGAGCCGGTATGACCGATAATTTAGAAGAGGCGCTTGGCAGGTATTATGATAAAAAATCAAACGCCAAGCAGCACGCTGATGCCTGCAAGTCGGTTAAGCACCACATTGAGAAGTTAGGCTATCGCCAGCGCCGCAACCTGTCAGTAGTGGCGGGGCGGGCGGATTTTACGGTATGGGGGCAGGGAGCGGTAACGCTGGAGCTGGAGATTAAGACGGGGCGTGGTTATCAGAGCGCCGGTCAAAAGGTGGAGCAGCGCGCTATTGATGCACGCGGCGCCTTATACCGCGTGGCAACCGTCAATAAGTCCGGCTCCCGTTACGACATGGCAGAGGTGGACGCCGCCCTGGCGGAGATGGATAGGCTGAACGAGATGTTGCGGCGATTACTTGAAACGCCGATAACGATAGGCACAGCAATAACCAGCGCAATGGTGCGCTAGACATAACAAGGAGATACAGAGATGGCAAGAGGAACGAAGGATGCAGAGGGAACCGAAGATACAGCGATGTTTCCCACATCAGAAAGCAAGCCCCCGGTAGCAGTGGAGGCAGTAGGGGAGTTTGACCTTGATTCATTCATCGCCCAGGGTGGTGCGGTGGAATTAAGGGAAGGGTTGGATTCCGAGCATACGAAGGTGATAGACAGATTAACCGGCAT from the Dehalococcoidia bacterium genome contains:
- a CDS encoding DUF935 family protein, which encodes MGTPQGIPIKWEKWRLNLANIMTGASDQWFSPVEGMEIRNPQRQHSDRPWGANQISFTTPLHLYEHLRRTEPILRDTSDAALRSLQGLEEEIIESSGDPEHKQHCEWLRKYLERYIPTQLGNGSGALKALLWDAVDYGRSDLTLSFINQGSMTLPSEIESVQSFAIKYVYLSQKARPYFNDSRYAPYGIPWEGEDVLSLRLGARDPWRPYGWGVISSCYRLLYIYNYVYALALEGMERHDLPWILAKVPLGAKDWANDIIDADTRVAGMIVGEVPVPEQSDPMMPSPMPDNPPDQYTLEFHEMSRTTSDIFQPWLAKMEAGISYAYTSQTLANMQTQSGAGSLAQSEVHAESQGRSEAGWVALMEPLFQQIVDRIWLHNYPGETPPQYHIITQPETEFDAPRLTAVLGVADQVAIEAKWLRKKIGAPEPQPGEELVKAAPKPAQPFGFTEGKRVVDGWDKFLIEQTDKQRRIAEGIIGAAKLYAVQVAKRVMPALRSGLDKLAATYRGPATTKEQINDKFQPLLDAIDSAKESGDLREVRKNGLDLVELTNRIYDASITGWLAGYKDNGNELWKRQYADQLIANYAKLAEQPQGITKIDVADDSLRSFLQALADGSARYGLADWAAASAAIRSRSLTFANQSARKIVDDLRLALYRAVDEGLTKEQFMAQLETAWSAAGIEPSSPAYLEMVFRTVTGQSYGQGQKALADSESVQDIVWGYQMVANPGLSVHHLYHYPEMHLFAAPKGHQAWVDGWNTTCDFNCACVRITVLNREAERNGWMGEQEPVKPYVGVPPGLPN
- a CDS encoding VapE domain-containing protein produces the protein MTTRYEGYRDADGRTLFVKVRKEASETGTGKKAFYPVDAETGKPLKSLLAEWKTTPYNLPGILAAIDDGKWIIVVEGEKKAEALIKIGLTATCLYQGAASKPGHFLDYAIPGSHWLIIPDCDTPGRKYARQVGDAIAGALGDIGECILWDINPKRSDKYDIYDWIQDKEKDGYYGEELANEVLQQAIDNGKQWAAPKPESTIKVSDFAPATSVADQNIPEHIKLVIDHATHNGIFHNGFLDALMRKANGKVSRLSERDLNTIWHTLPFTDESLKRAKASKDYFISILESEFCPSTNPVNDWLLGLSWDGGDHIAELATKLHTKHSPALVPSILRHWLAASIASITSEFIPQGMLILTGAQGIGKSTFLRHLCPPQLHDYYSETLPDLHNKDSFEALSDNFIINVSELASFQRADYNTLKGYLTLSKVKYRKAYGHYPISRPRRASFCGDTNDDRFLSDPTGNRRFWVIKLEPDNPLDDPIDELPPYCGDQVWAQALAQKDDILADNRGFIYEMLEHSEQFYQEPDILSAFLDLFDKPEGFASEIGIEYLSATEILAELHRVNPSIKGSAISLGKELARLGYDKAPPTRKNGEIKREWTVKRLPKKDVNARGDG
- a CDS encoding helix-turn-helix domain-containing protein gives rise to the protein MAVYAGDVIKPPDCWDIYDIAKHFSVSISTVRRWISNGRLKPIKRHGSKDRLLFKIDYVRAYTPPPDKRFKK
- a CDS encoding glycosyltransferase family 9 protein, which encodes MIEGIKKYAVVEAESECFIGEGKRQIHLQKGDKFIMDAGLVPATLQAKHAVIDERGVLLCRHCLRPAGLLPKLCDRVVTRLGQMHKRVLILRYGGLGDVLMMAELAAHLTNAGHEVGIACDAGYADVLEYMPHLVARHAVPMLLKELERYDAVLVWDECERDIHWLGDVRLAGVDIWARVTWLPLPLSLLDNVVLTLPAEKIQTHRDKLKTLWDDYKPLCVIQAGGSTISKTPPPTEIAAMCIGLAKDYHVMLTLSEELVGRYQRLPKDTVDAMKAAGVQVSSSRSLGGVTDWLCLLACADLIIAPDSAALHAARLLDIQSIGLFCPTDGKQWHGRPARIRHIEGVCSIHPCFGPDMEHLSMPCLCPDKLGYAQGFAGMATKVIEKARGLA
- a CDS encoding glycosyltransferase, which produces MKILCVVPVYGQPVLTQMCLKSIAKYEPDLPVLVWDDGSPDETMVGRTLSGMVKKMPQLEVVTAEHRGIHGAWNGAVEYALGKYPDLGWIFLLGSDTELTQYKVLEGIANSLPHVGAIHAALYNYDSNGILRVQWSGSRDGQTIETHGLVLSGAVGYDECLESKPQPWVTHSAVLLNVKALKAVKAQRGFYYDDGYRIYCGDRDISYAMRELGYEVWSAANMAVMHYGGQSVATAHGNDRYVWERIDTARLYERWEKVIYSD
- a CDS encoding class I SAM-dependent methyltransferase, which produces MINRQDVIDLAQAYPHDLGYIKELIHPRDEGKDFIVNGNTYRWYAALAALMAQEHPTCPIIEIGVRYGYSIGTMVAAASEARLAQGKPVPITALAIDNEQYITGSVRHWQRWMRANYPGTGYPHMHKRPHKLEFEAWICSVDGDHSYEGTLDDLAWAWVHTAPGGVIVVDDMNHKDVPGVRKAVESFIHAVKPEWYEIPSWRGTALIWRSV
- a CDS encoding class I SAM-dependent methyltransferase, whose translation is MKYNLCLCNEVGGTTEEEQVALLNLVDNLKATEVLEIGTFRGHTAQAIAQNFPAVQVATVDLPPGLFPELPDIPCERPYYDIGKQRDVIVASNAKRFYHDSGLLNQAKLELFGWLGKFDLVFVDGGHSLAQVLNDSLVAVECVRSGGVIVWHDYGEPYLDTVCRVVNGLFAGAMQIPHTRLAWWRKP
- a CDS encoding helix-turn-helix domain-containing protein; translated protein: MITISELCVFLGCDSRTVRRMMKDGRLPPPSPDLVHREHRWDRGALADYWEREGYGDWAAKLRGYCGQK